The following are encoded in a window of Brettanomyces bruxellensis chromosome 9, complete sequence genomic DNA:
- a CDS encoding uncharacterized protein (BUSCO:EOG09260LVD), whose product MPRKDRKKPSGMVIANRGKKSRRKKLVYQDEPSFEKQNGEKDDEQEKDEDANEGNLGGIVSYYMDILADSMTIPKVIQLLGVFFLGNLIFVLFNQQAALVSEDEKETNDPWWPVVVGGMALGANLLQLLVVCYNSYKNYTAKSEKLEKEGKAGEIKTLEKPQLPEFEYIYAVFVPLAVTLLIAPSKLPVVASCIAQVPYLKLPVRVAVSYVTVYQLGTGGGDCTGTQIVLAPIVLAATYLILDKFVASSISLTEKMLLSHLSVALLLLVDDSADITLVIFRALSISFGEALFLALCLKDLYKAQKPGSIRSKALLFVIYAVFLGNGIIMSSKFLYPALRRQPWAWLSSFIAESETRSFIFKVWLASSLTITPAVLTFGNKFAFGMRRKIWHFAIFLALSLPIVLDPQLCSMALVGLFGIFSLIEIVRANSIPPFGSWIRSLLLPFEDNKDKRGTYVFSYVYLVLGVALPLWFNNCENRGSSLIGLVCLGLGDSLASLLGKAIGVLYWPEGSKTIEGSFVFCLSTVAGLCFYQKYEEDDFNIYAILTTSIVTAVFEGNMSINDNILVPVLGWLCMEASERMRY is encoded by the coding sequence ATGCCACGCAAGGACAGAAAGAAACCATCTGGAATGGTTATCGCCAACCGTGGAAAGAAGTCACGTAGGAAAAAGTTGGTGTATCAAGATGAACCTTCCTTTGAGAAGCAGAATGGTGAAAAAGACGATGAGCAGGAAAAGGATGAGGATGCCAACGAAGGTAATTTGGGAGGCATCGTATCGTACTATATGGATATTCTAGCAGATTCGATGACCATTCCGAAGGTGATCCAGCTTTTGGGCgtcttctttcttggaAACTTGATCTTTGTCCTTTTCAATCAACAAGCAGCGCTTGTTTCAGAGGACGAGAAGGAGACAAACGATCCATGGTGGCCAGTTGTGGTTGGTGGAATGGCCTTGGGTGCCAACCTCTTGCAGCTTTTGGTCGTCTGCTATAATTCGTACAAAAACTACACGGCAAAGTCCGAAAAGCTCGAAAAGGAGGGAAAAGCAGGTGAGATAAAGACACTCGAAAAACCACAACTCCCGGAATTCGAGTACATATACGCCGTTTTCGTCCCTCTTGCTGTCACACTACTAATTGCACCTTCCAAGTTGCCCGTTGTTGCTTCCTGCATAGCCCAGGTTCCATACTTGAAGCTTCCAGTTCGTGTAGCTGTCAGTTATGTCACCGTTTATCAGCTTGGAACAGGAGGTGGTGACTGTACAGGAACCCAGATTGTTTTGGCACCAATTGTTTTGGCTGCCACGTATCTCATATTGGACAAGTTTGTCGCTTCCTCCATTTCACTCACTGAGAAAATGCTTCTGTCGCATCTCTCGGTTGCATTGCTTCTTTTGGTCGATGATTCCGCAGATATTACACTTGTCATCTTCAGAGCACTTTCTATTTCGTTTGGCGAGGCTCTTTTCTTGGCTCTCTGCCTCAAAGACCTCTACAAAGCACAAAAGCCGGGCTCGATTCGCTCAAAAGCCCTTTTATTCGTCATATATGCCGTTTTTCTCGGAAACGGTATCATCATGTCTTCAAAATTCCTCTATCCGGCACTCCGAAGGCAGCCTTGGGCATGGCTCTCCTCTTTTATCGCCGAGAGCGAGACCAGAAGCTTCATCTTTAAAGTCTGGCTCGCATCCTCCCTAACAATCACACCTGCAGTGCTCACTTTCGGCAATAAGTTTGCGTTTGGCATGCGGAGAAAGATCTGGCACTTTGCAATTTTCCTTGCCCTATCACTCCCCATTGTTCTCGACCCACAGCTCTGCTCAATGGCTTTGGTCGGCTTATTTGGCATTTTCTCGCTTATCGAGATCGTTAGGGCCAATAGCATTCCTCCATTTGGCTCCTGGATCCGCTCCTTGCTTCTCCCATTCGAGGACAACAAGGACAAAAGGGGCACGTACGTTTTTTCGTACGTCTATCTTGTTTTGGGTGTTGCCCTTCCTCTTTGGTTCAACAACTGCGAAAACAGAGGCTCATCTTTGATTGGCTTGGTTTGTCTTGGCTTGGGCGACTCTCTTGCCTCTTTGTTGGGTAAAGCGATTGGTGTTTTGTACTGGCCCGAGGGTTCGAAAACGATCGAGGGCTCTTTTGTGTTCTGCCTCTCCACAGTTGCTGGTTTGTGcttttatcaaaaatacGAGGAGGACGACTTCAACATATATGCAATTCTCACAACATCGATTGTTACTGCCGTGTTCGAGGGTAATATGTCTATCAATGACAATATCCTAGTTCCTGTTTTGGGATGGCTGTGTATGGAGGCCTCTGAAAGGATGAGATATTGA
- a CDS encoding uncharacterized protein (BUSCO:EOG09263BE5), with translation MSLEYTKERAEELVQKANTVKATVEKLGGGKARLVCVSKLKPASDIQALYDAGYRHFGENYVQELTEKAKTLPKDINWHFIGGLQTNKTKDLAKHIDNLYAVETIDTEKKARKLNSTRINVDKPKINVFIQVNTSEEEQKSGIAPEETENLAKFIIDECPRLHLEGLMTIGSLSESKSKGLNHDFEKLQQLREKVQSDLNIKLELSMGMSSDYEEAIKQGSTEVRVGSTIFGARPPRNGH, from the coding sequence ATGAGTCTTGAGTACACAAAAGAAAGAGCCGAGGAACTTGTGCAAAAAGCAAACACAGTTAAGGCAACAGTCGAAAAGCTTGGAGGCGGGAAAGCCCGTTTGGTTTGCGTGTCGAAGTTGAAGCCAGCAAGTGACATTCAGGCTTTGTATGATGCCGGATACAGGCATTTCGGTGAGAATTACGTCCAGGAGTTGACGGAAAAGGCCAAAACATTGCCCAAGGACATCAACTGGCACTTCATTGGTGGATtgcaaacaaacaaaaccAAGGATTTGGCCAAGCACATCGACAATTTGTATGCTGTGGAGACCATAGATACGGAAAAAAAGGCCAGAAAGTTGAATTCCACCCGAATCAACGTGGACAAGCCGAAGATCAACGTTTTCATTCAAGTCAACACTTCGGAGGAGGAGCAGAAGTCTGGAATTGCACCTGAAGAAACCGAAAACTTGGCAAAATTCATCATTGACGAATGTCCACGGTTGCATCTTGAAGGATTGATGACCATTGGCTCATTGAGTGAGTCCAAGTCCAAAGGTCTGAATCATGACTTTGAGAAACTCCAGCAATTGCGTGAGAAAGTGCAATCGGACTTGAATATAAAGTTAGAGTTGAGTATGGGAATGAGTAGCGACTATGAAGAGGCAATAAAGCAAGGCTCTACTGAAGTTAGAGTTGGATCCACCATCTTTGGCGCACGTCCACCCCGCAATGGTCATTAA